Proteins from a genomic interval of Sphingobacterium lactis:
- a CDS encoding CitMHS family transporter, with translation MLSIIGLLTIFLIVVLLMGKRFSPVVVLSIVPVLAALLTGFSFAEIGEFYIEGINKVTGIAVMFIFAILFFGILQDIGFFDPLIRWVLRLTGSNPIAITCGTVVIAAIAHIDGSGASTFLLTIPALLPIYQRLRMSPYLLVLLVGLSASVMNLIPWAGPMGRAGIILDRDPFDVWKPLIPVQMIGMLFTLVMAIYFGWREKQRMSIAQAAAEVPGTENSPQVLDPEKQPDRRQVKPLWINAILTLGIFTVLFAGLLPPGLLFMLGCSVVLFLNFPKKSEQMARLQAHAPNALLMASIIMVAGSFMGILSASGMLESIANDLVGILPKEAISNLHYIIAFLGVPIELLLSTDATYFALFPVIQQIVTEHGVNATTAVQYMMVGNIVGTFICPFAPAVWLAVGLANVELGKYIKYAFFWVWGLGIAMLITMFMLGQFV, from the coding sequence ATGTTAAGTATTATCGGTTTACTCACTATTTTCCTGATTGTTGTGCTGTTGATGGGCAAGCGGTTCTCTCCTGTTGTCGTGCTAAGTATCGTCCCGGTGCTCGCGGCGCTGCTGACGGGATTCTCCTTCGCCGAGATCGGCGAATTCTATATCGAGGGCATCAATAAGGTCACCGGCATCGCTGTGATGTTCATTTTTGCGATCCTATTTTTCGGAATCCTGCAGGATATCGGATTTTTTGATCCGCTGATCCGTTGGGTCCTTCGGTTGACGGGGTCCAACCCCATCGCGATTACCTGCGGTACGGTCGTGATTGCGGCCATTGCGCATATCGATGGGTCGGGAGCTTCGACCTTTCTCCTGACCATTCCCGCGCTCTTGCCTATTTACCAGCGCCTGCGCATGAGTCCCTACCTGCTGGTGCTATTGGTTGGCCTGAGCGCCAGTGTGATGAACCTGATTCCCTGGGCAGGCCCGATGGGACGCGCAGGCATTATCCTCGACCGGGATCCTTTCGATGTCTGGAAACCCTTGATCCCCGTGCAGATGATCGGTATGCTCTTCACTTTGGTCATGGCCATCTATTTTGGCTGGCGGGAAAAACAACGGATGTCTATTGCACAGGCTGCAGCAGAAGTTCCTGGAACGGAAAACAGTCCTCAAGTGCTGGATCCTGAAAAGCAACCCGATCGGAGGCAGGTCAAACCCCTATGGATCAATGCGATCTTGACCTTGGGAATTTTTACGGTGCTCTTTGCTGGGCTTCTTCCACCGGGTTTGCTCTTTATGCTGGGCTGCAGTGTGGTGCTGTTCCTGAATTTCCCGAAGAAGAGCGAGCAGATGGCCCGTCTGCAGGCCCATGCCCCAAATGCCCTACTGATGGCTTCCATTATTATGGTCGCCGGTTCTTTTATGGGCATCCTGAGTGCCAGCGGCATGTTGGAGTCGATTGCCAATGACCTGGTCGGCATCCTGCCCAAGGAGGCCATTTCCAACCTCCACTACATCATTGCATTCCTGGGCGTACCGATCGAATTGCTGCTGAGTACGGATGCCACCTATTTTGCGCTGTTCCCCGTTATTCAACAGATCGTCACAGAACACGGCGTCAATGCCACCACGGCGGTGCAGTATATGATGGTCGGCAATATCGTGGGCACATTCATTTGTCCATTTGCCCCTGCCGTATGGCTCGCCGTTGGCCTGGCCAATGTGGAACTGGGGAAATACATCAAATATGCCTTCTTCTGGGTTTGGGGACTTGGCATAGCCATGCTGATCACGATGTTTATGCTTGGGCAGTTCGTTTAA
- a CDS encoding methyltransferase domain-containing protein: MPWNPELYNRFKDIRYKPFYDLLGLLKEYDPKTIIDLGCGTGEQTAILTRHFKEASVLGIDSSATMLAQAQAYNLSRLTFQHIGIEEILASGQQWDLVFSNAALQWVDGHEKLFKELVSVVKPGGQLAVQMPVQDENKLNQLLLQLAKEDPFTGYLQGFVRESPVLNLDAYAQLLFDEGLLDLDISMRVYPIIAEDPQELVDFISGSAMIPYLERLNSEQAAEFTEAFKQRVAAAWPKFPAIYAFKRLLLVGTKRG, from the coding sequence ATGCCCTGGAACCCCGAACTGTACAATCGATTTAAAGATATCCGGTATAAACCCTTCTACGACCTTTTGGGCTTACTCAAGGAGTATGATCCAAAAACCATTATCGATCTAGGCTGCGGCACCGGAGAGCAGACGGCCATACTGACCCGGCACTTTAAGGAAGCAAGCGTGCTGGGCATCGATTCCTCGGCAACCATGTTGGCACAAGCGCAAGCGTATAACTTGAGCCGACTTACCTTCCAGCACATCGGCATCGAAGAGATCCTGGCCTCCGGCCAGCAATGGGACCTGGTTTTCAGCAATGCTGCTCTGCAATGGGTGGATGGCCACGAAAAGCTTTTTAAGGAATTGGTTTCCGTGGTAAAACCGGGAGGCCAGCTGGCTGTACAGATGCCCGTTCAAGATGAAAACAAACTCAATCAGCTGTTGCTGCAATTGGCCAAAGAAGATCCTTTTACTGGTTATCTGCAGGGGTTTGTTCGCGAGTCACCCGTCCTCAACTTGGATGCCTATGCACAGCTCCTTTTTGACGAAGGCCTGCTGGATCTGGATATCAGCATGCGTGTATATCCCATTATCGCCGAGGATCCCCAGGAATTGGTGGATTTTATATCCGGCTCGGCCATGATTCCCTATCTGGAGCGGTTGAACAGCGAACAGGCAGCCGAATTCACCGAAGCTTTCAAGCAGCGCGTCGCAGCCGCATGGCCAAAATTCCCCGCAATCTATGCCTTCAAGCGCTTGCTCTTGGTGGGCACAAAAAGGGGATAG